A single Lolium perenne isolate Kyuss_39 chromosome 6, Kyuss_2.0, whole genome shotgun sequence DNA region contains:
- the LOC127305398 gene encoding uncharacterized protein: MSVPCSDQEFRPVKAKAASLPPGVTAERCWCGRLAKVKQVEDFSDQFGMKFFMCASYEHDPPRSSASSSTRPPSPPPLCKWFHWIDTEQPDWARQEVEEKHRRAWATFFEEERREKVRANEKAERERQIQKLRAEQARNREVNQKRMDDEAARRFAEEDVRKEAREAERKRLRERAAEAQVAEERGDKSGKWPRWTQGK, from the exons atgagtgtgccgtgctctgaccaggagtttaggccggtgaaggcgaaggctgcaagtttgcccccgggtgtgactgcggagcggtgttggtgcggccgtcttgctaaggttaagcaggtggaggatttctccgaccagttcggcatgaaattttttatgtgtgcgagctatgagcatgatccaccccgtagttcagcttcgtcgtccaccaggccgccG TCTCCCCCGCCCCTATGcaaatggtttcactggatagacacgGAGCAGCCAGATTGGGCGCGCCAGGAGGTTGAGGAGAAACACCGGCGTGCGTGGGCAACGTTCTTTGAGGAGGAGCGTAGAGAAAAGGTTCGTGCAAATGAAAAGGCAGAGCGAGAGAGGCAGATACAGAAACTAAGGGCGGAACAAGCTCGTAATCGcgaggtgaatcagaagaggatggatgatgaggctgcacgtaggtttGCAGAGGAAGATGTGCGTAAGGAGGCTCGTGAAGCGGAGAGAaagagactaagggaaagagctgctgaggcgcaagtggcagaagaacgcggcgacaagtctggaaaatggccacggtgGACGCAGGGAAAGTAG
- the LOC139832724 gene encoding uncharacterized protein — protein sequence MEERERRHQEEQMQMQQQLRENMQMQQQMLQQMQQQHQMFQQMFMNQTVLTSPPGSSGPSTSCPPMFPHFIPTPDPAVMALLQQAPSQSPLTPGLTVNNTGIIRSLQQFLAITCQFEFFHEDKEVEKDKEVEKDKEVAKVDVACGLMGKQGNSGNFEPPLPCTCTRQRPQHTAKALFAVHMQTAKAARAAHLVLL from the exons atggaagaaagggaacggaggcaccaagaggagcagatgcagatgcagcagcagcTTAGGGAGAACATGCAGATGCAGCAGCAGATGTTGCAGCAGATGCAACAACAGCACCAGATGTTCCAGCAGATGTTCATGAACCAGACCGTGCTGACTTCACCACCGGGGAGTAGTGGTCCTAGCACGTCGTGTCCTCCTATGTTCCCACATTTT ATCCCCACGCCCGATCCGGCTGTGATGGCGCTCCTCCAGCAAGCGCCAAGTCAGAGCCCGCTGACACCTGGCTTGACCGTCAACAATACGGGTATCATCCGGAGCCTGCAGCAGTTTTTAG ccattacATGTCAATTCGAGTTCTTCCAT GAGGACAAGGAGgtggagaaggacaaggaagtggagaaggacaaggaagTGGCGAAGGTTGATGTTGCTTGT GGATTAATGGGGAAGCAGGGAAATTCTGGAAATTTTGAACCACCTTTGCCGTgcacatgcacacggcaaaggccacAGCACACGGCAAAGGCACTCTTTGCCGTGCACATGCAGACGGCAAAGGCCGCCCGCGCTGCCCACCTGGTGCTGCTGTAG